From the Arvicola amphibius chromosome 2, mArvAmp1.2, whole genome shotgun sequence genome, one window contains:
- the LOC119807098 gene encoding killer cell lectin-like receptor 2: MIDNEITYTTVRFHRSSELQNRARPDGTQRSREAGHRESSTPWLFIVIPLGILCSVLLVTVAVLVTLIFQCSQEKYDQNNLDQSTVQNTSASNKTLTNKAPENEGCKNQEEQKRCCGKTKAVLDYGKYTGKCAEAHLFCCGIKCYYFIMDNKHWSGCKQTCQDCSFSLLKIDDDDELSASYTRKGNCLGFALWNPEVRLLEMSNWMAVENVTDLWAKVQNGDYMRIMELYNFSDKFLFSLQMFLKYQLTTNTFWIGLSYEISKSKWGWIDNGTSKLDLMKLKLLKENGTCACLSFRGIREGDCGTKRPCICEKRMDRFPDSVYSMKGK; the protein is encoded by the exons ATGATCGACAACGAGATCACTTACACAACTGTGAGATTCCATAGGTCTTCAGAGTTGCAGAACCGAGCAAGGCCTGATGGGACACAAAGGTCCAGAGAAGCTGGCCACAGAG AATCGTCAACACCCTGGCTCTTCATTGTGATACCTCTCGGGATCCTTTGTTCCGTTCTGCTGGTGACGGTGGCAGTGTTGGTGACACTCA tttttcagtgTAGTcaagaaaaatatgatcaaaataaccTCGATCAAAGCACTGTACAAAATACCAGCGCCTCTAATAAAACATTGACAAATAAGGCACCAGAGAATGAAGGCTGCAAAAAtcaggaggaacagaagagatGCTGTGGGAAAACTAAAGCTGTTTTAGATTACGGAAAGTACACAG GCAAATGTGCTGAAGCACACTTGTTCTGCTGTGgtataaaatgttattatttcatCATGGACAATAAACACTGGAGTGGCTGTAAACAGACCTGCCAGGACTGCAGCTTCTCCCTTTTgaagatagatgatgatgatgaactg AGTGCCAGCTACACCCGGAAAGGCAACTGTCTTGGGTTTGCTCTTTGGAACCCAGAAGTGAGACTACTTGAGATGAGTAATTGGATGGCAGTGGAGAATGTAACTGACCTCTGGGCCAAAGTGCAAAATGGAGATTATATGAGAATCATggaattatataatttttctg ataaatttttattttccttacagaTGTTTCTAAAGTACCAGCTTACTACAAACACTTTCTGGATTGGATTATCTTATGAAATAAGTAAAAGCAAATGGGGATGGATTGACAATGGCACATCTAAACT tgatttaatgaaattaaaattattaaaagaaaatggaaccTGTGCATGTCTCAGTTTTAGAGGAATACGTGAAGGCGACTGTGGTACAAAACGCCCCTGCATCTGTGAAAAGAGAATGGAtagatttcctgattcagtgtACAGTatgaaaggaaagtaa